One region of Drosophila subobscura isolate 14011-0131.10 chromosome J, UCBerk_Dsub_1.0, whole genome shotgun sequence genomic DNA includes:
- the LOC117894804 gene encoding probable tRNA N6-adenosine threonylcarbamoyltransferase: MVCSLGIEGSANKIGVGIIRDGEVLANVRRTYITPPGEGFLPNATAKHHREVILTLVQESLKEANIKPADLDVVCYTKGPGMAPPLLVGAIVARTLALLWEKPLMGVNHCIGHIEMGRHITGAQNPIILYVSGGNTQVIAYSNKKYRIFGETIDIAVGNCLDRFARILKLPNDPSPGYNIEQMAKNGSKYIKLPYVVKGMDVSFSGILSHIEELADPTKNPNKRKKTQEAESPETKPADLCFSLQETIFAMLVEITERAMAHCGSNEVLIVGGVGCNERLQKMMEIMCEERGGKLFATDERYCIDNGLMIAHAGAEMFKSGTRMPFEESFVTQRYRTDEVLVTWRDD, from the exons ATGGTTTGCTCACTGGGCATTGAAGGCAGTGCCAATAAAATTGGCGTGGGAATCATTCGGGATGGCGAGGTGCTGGCCAATGTGCGCCGAACCTACATCACGCCGCCAGGAGAAG GTTTCCTGCCCAATGCGACGGCCAAACATCATCGCGAAGTGATTCTAACACTGGTCCAGGAGAGCCTCAAGGAGGCAAATATAAAGCCCGCGGATCTGGACGTCGTTTGCTACACCAAAGGGCCGGGCATGGCTCCGCCACTGCTGGTGGGGGCTATTGTGGCCCGCACACTGGCGCTGCTGTGGGAGAAGCCACTGATGGGCGTGAACCACTGCATTGGCCACATCGAGATGGGTCGCCACATCACGGGCGCCCAGAACCCCATCATCCTCTACGTGAGCGGCGGCAACACCCAGGTGATTGCCTACTCCAACAAGAAGTATCGCATTTTCGGCGAGACCATAGACATTGCCGTGGGCAACTGCCTCGACCGCTTTGCGCGCATCCTCAAGCTACCCAACGACCCCAGTCCGGGCTACAACATCGAGCAGATGGCCAAGAACGGATCCAAGTACATCAAGCTGCCGTACGTGGTCAAGGGCATGGACGTGAGCTTCTCCGGTATTCTGTCGCACATCGAGGAGCTGGCCGATCCCACCAAGAATCCCAACAAACGCAAGAAAACCCAGGAAGCCGAGTCGCCCGAGACCAAGCCGGCTGATCTTTGCTTCTCGCTGCAGGAGACAATCTTCGCCATGCTAGTGGAGATCACAGAGCGTGCCATGGCACATTGCGGATCCAATGAG GTTCTCATTGTGGGCGGCGTGGGCTGCAACGAGCGTCTCCAGAAGATGATGGAGATCATGTGCGAGGAGCGTGGAGGCAAACTCTTTGCCACCGACGAGCGCTACTGCATTGACAACGGCCTGATGATCGCCCACGCCGGCGCCGAGATGTTCAAGTCGGGCACGCGCATGCCCTTCGAGGAGTCCTTTGTGACGCAACGTTACCGCACGGATGAGGTGCTGGTCACCTGGCGCGACGACTAG
- the LOC117894807 gene encoding alcohol dehydrogenase isoform X2: MSFRGKNAVVTGGAGGIGLQVSKQLLAAGAGVAIMDIQDNLEEFVKLRAAHPTQSVMIVKMDVANKKGVEATYEEIAKTFGSIDIVVNVAGIFNDKEVQRTLLVNLGGIINSTLSALPYMSKDNGGKGGIIVNMSSVVGLDPMFIIPVYGATKAGIINFTRCLANDKYHARSGIKFVTVCPGATMTDMFTNFTEKIIFPETSDETYKILDRLNKQSAADVSRCILSVLEKDKNGAVYVIEGKRVFPIELKPQWTGKEQAL, encoded by the exons ATGTCTTTTCGTGGCAAGAATGCGGTGGTGACTGGCGGAGCTGGCGGCATTGGACTCCAGGTGTCCAAGCAGCTCCTGGCGGCTGGAGCAGGG GTGGCCATCATGGACATACAGGACAACCTGGAGGAGTTCGTCAAGCTGCGCGCCGCACATCCCACGCAGAGCGTGATGATCGTCAAAATGGATGTGGCCAACAAGAAGGGCGTGGAGGCGACCTACGAGGAGATTGCCAAGACCTTCGGCAGCATCGACATTGTGGTGAACGTGGCGGGCATCTTCAACGACAAGGAGGTGCAGCGTACGCTCCTCGTGAACCTGGGCGGCATCATCAACTCGACGCTGAGTGCCCTGCCCTACATGAGCAAGGACAACGGCGGCAAGGGGGGCATTATCGTCAACATGAGCTCGGTGGTGGGCCTAGATCCGATGTTCATCATTCCCGTCTACGGAGCCACCAAGGCGGGCATCATCAACTTTACCCGCTGCCTGGCG AACGACAAGTACCACGCTCGATCGGGCATCAAGTTTGTCACCGTCTGCCCGGGTGCCACGATGACCGATATGTTCACCAACTTCACGGAGAAGATCATTTTCCCAGAGACGAGCGACGAGACGTACAAGATCCTCGACAGGCTGAACAAGCAGAGCGCCGCCGATGTGTCCCGCTGCATCCTGAGTGTGCTGGAGAAGGACAAGAACGGAGCGGTCTATGTCATCGAGGGCAAGCGCGTCTTCCCCATAGAGCTGAAGCCCCAATGGACGGGCAAGGAACAGGCACTCTGA
- the LOC117894807 gene encoding alcohol dehydrogenase isoform X1, whose product MSFRGKNAVVTGGAGGIGLQVSKQLLAAGAGKVAIMDIQDNLEEFVKLRAAHPTQSVMIVKMDVANKKGVEATYEEIAKTFGSIDIVVNVAGIFNDKEVQRTLLVNLGGIINSTLSALPYMSKDNGGKGGIIVNMSSVVGLDPMFIIPVYGATKAGIINFTRCLANDKYHARSGIKFVTVCPGATMTDMFTNFTEKIIFPETSDETYKILDRLNKQSAADVSRCILSVLEKDKNGAVYVIEGKRVFPIELKPQWTGKEQAL is encoded by the exons ATGTCTTTTCGTGGCAAGAATGCGGTGGTGACTGGCGGAGCTGGCGGCATTGGACTCCAGGTGTCCAAGCAGCTCCTGGCGGCTGGAGCAGGG AAGGTGGCCATCATGGACATACAGGACAACCTGGAGGAGTTCGTCAAGCTGCGCGCCGCACATCCCACGCAGAGCGTGATGATCGTCAAAATGGATGTGGCCAACAAGAAGGGCGTGGAGGCGACCTACGAGGAGATTGCCAAGACCTTCGGCAGCATCGACATTGTGGTGAACGTGGCGGGCATCTTCAACGACAAGGAGGTGCAGCGTACGCTCCTCGTGAACCTGGGCGGCATCATCAACTCGACGCTGAGTGCCCTGCCCTACATGAGCAAGGACAACGGCGGCAAGGGGGGCATTATCGTCAACATGAGCTCGGTGGTGGGCCTAGATCCGATGTTCATCATTCCCGTCTACGGAGCCACCAAGGCGGGCATCATCAACTTTACCCGCTGCCTGGCG AACGACAAGTACCACGCTCGATCGGGCATCAAGTTTGTCACCGTCTGCCCGGGTGCCACGATGACCGATATGTTCACCAACTTCACGGAGAAGATCATTTTCCCAGAGACGAGCGACGAGACGTACAAGATCCTCGACAGGCTGAACAAGCAGAGCGCCGCCGATGTGTCCCGCTGCATCCTGAGTGTGCTGGAGAAGGACAAGAACGGAGCGGTCTATGTCATCGAGGGCAAGCGCGTCTTCCCCATAGAGCTGAAGCCCCAATGGACGGGCAAGGAACAGGCACTCTGA